One window of Trifolium pratense cultivar HEN17-A07 linkage group LG5, ARS_RC_1.1, whole genome shotgun sequence genomic DNA carries:
- the LOC123886391 gene encoding uncharacterized protein LOC123886391, with protein MVVLWRTDPSVQPRVEEHKWKKLATGWVKCNVDASFSSLSNRVGIGICIRDELGAYVLGKYEQFTLLCDVKIGKALDLLSALNWAHELNLGPVDLELDSKVVVDKFHSNKSDDTELGDIISHCRQLFFNFYNNSSVKFIRRQANKVAHRLAKAGSYIVSPQIMVDIPYCIERLLINDML; from the exons ATGGTTGTGCTCTGGAG AACTGATCCTTCAGTCCAGCCGAGAGTGGAGGAACACAAGTGGAAAAAACTGGCGACAGGGTGGGTAAAATGCAATGTTGATGCGTCTTTTTCATCGTTAAGTAATAGAGTTGGTATCGGTATATGTATTAGAGACGAGCTTGGTGCTTATGTATTAGGAAAATATGAACAATTCACTTTGTTATGTGATGTGAAGATTGGCAAAGCTCTCGATCTACTTTCCGCTCTTAATTGGGCGCACGAGTTGAATTTGGGTCCTGTTGATTTAGAACTTGATTCGAAAGTTGTGGTGGATAAATTTCATTCCAACAAGAGTGATGATACTGAGCTGGGAGATATTATTTCGCATTGTAGACaactcttttttaatttttataataactcTAGTGTGAAGTTTATCAGGCGACAAGCAAATAAGGTGGCTCATAGATTAGCTAAGGCGGGCTCATATATAGTTAGTCCTCAAATTATGGTTGACATCCCTTATTGTATTGAACGCCTCTTGATTAATGATATGCTATAA